CCAGCGTCGACGTCGTCCTCACGGACGCCGGCCTCACCCCGGAGGAGCGCGAGCGGTACCGCGACGAGCTGCTGGCTCTCGGGCTCATCGTCGAGACGGACAACAAGCACGACGACCGCAGGGCGCTCCGTGAGGGCGGCCGGCCGGAGGCGGAGACCGACGACGTCGCCGTCATCGACCCCGAGATCGCCCTGCTGCGGCTGCTGGAGAAGGAACGGACCAGGCTGGGCGAGCATCTGCGCCGGGCCGACGAGGCGTACGGCACGCTCGAAGCACTCGCCGGCCGCTTCCTGAAGGCCGGGACGCTGTCCGGGGCCGAGGCGGAGTTCGAGGTGATCACCGACTACCGGCGCATCCAGCAGGCACTGGAGGACATCACCGACGTCGTCGAGGACGACCTGTGCTCGATGCACCCCACCTCGCTGGTGCGGGAGATCTCCGAGCGCTCACTGAGCCGGGACCGGCGCCAGCTCGAACGGGGCGTACGGGTCCGCTCGGTCTACAACCAGAACCTCGCCGCGTCGCCCGGGGTGGCCGAGCACCTGCGCCGCAAGGCCGAACTGGGCGTGGAGGTACGCCTGTCGCCGGTGGTGCCGATGAACATGATCGTCGCGGATCACCGCTTCGCGGTCCTGCCCGTCGACCCCGAGGACCCCGCCGCCGGCGCCGTCCTCGCCCGCGGCGCGACGCTGGTGCGTTCCTACCGGGCGCTGTACGAGTACTGCTGGCAGACGGCCTCGCCGTACGGTGCGCAGCAGTCTCCCGCACCGGGCGCCGACGGGCTGACGGACCAGCAGCGGGCTGCGCTGCGGATGCTCGCCTCCGGAATGAAGGACGAGAAGATCGCCCGCGGCCTCGGGGTTTCGCTGCGGACCGTGAGCCGGCTGCTGTCCGAGGTGATGCACGAACTCGGCGCGTCGAGCCGGTTCGAGGCCGGGGTGCGCGCGACCCGGTCCGGCCTGCTCGACTGAGCACGGACGGACCCGGGAGCGCCCGGACGGCCTTGTGGGCCTGAGTCCGGTGTGTGCCCGGTCCGTCCCGCACCGCACCCGTCCCTCAGAAACCGAAGACCGGCCCGGTCGGCGAGGCCAGTGGCGTTCCGGCGGGCGGTACGGCGAGCGCGTCCAGAGTCACCGGGCGGCCCGGCGGCACCCCGAGCACGGCGGCGAGCCGGTCGGCGCCCTCCGGCATCACCGGCCGCGCCCAGGCGCTGAGCGCCGCCGCCACACTCAACTGGGCCGCGAGCACACCGAGGTACGCGTCGCCGCGCCCCGGCCGTGAACGCTCGTAGGCCGCCTCCTCACCGAAGCCGGCGACCGACCTGACGACCTCGTCGAGCACGGCGACCGCCCGGCGCGGGTCGAAGGCATCGGGGCCGTACGCCTGTCGCAGGTCGCCGACCGCCCCGGTCAGCCTGCGCAGCTGGACGTCCCAGCCGGCCCCGTCCGGCTGCGCGGCGGGCACCAGGCCGCCGTTCTCGGCCCGCACGGCGCCGAACAGGCCGTTCAGCCAGGTGTTCCAGGTGTCGTCGAGGACCTGGCGGCTGCGTGTCAGGCGGTCGCGGCGGAACCCGGAGCGACGCTCGGCGGCGCGGGTCTCCAGGACGTGACGGCGCAGGGTGTCGGAGCCGAACTCGTTGAGCAGGTCCAGCGCCCACAGGCCCGTCCCGTCCTCCTCCGTCAGGCGGTAGGTCTCGCCGACGACGTGGACGTGCGCGGGCTTCACGCCCTGTTCCAGCAGGAGCGCCGGAAGCAGCACGGCCTCGTGGAACGCGTGCCCCGCACCGCTGAACCGGACCGCGCGGCCGGGCAGTTCGTCGGCCACCGTGCCGTGGCCGGACAGCTGCAGCGCCACGGCCTCGAAGCCGGCGTCCACGACGTGGTCGTCGAAGCCCTCCACCCGCACCGGTACGCCCCAGCGGCCGGGCTGGGACACGGCCACGTCCGGCAGCCCGTCCTCGGCCAGGCTCTCGCACAGCGCGGCGATCCTGGGCGGCATTCCGGCGGTCGCCCAGTAGGAGACGAGGTCGTCGCGGAAGGGCTCCAGCGGCAGGTACAGACGGCGCAGCCTGCGCGGGTGCGCCGCCGTCCCGCACAGGA
The Streptomyces sp. NBC_00234 DNA segment above includes these coding regions:
- a CDS encoding helix-turn-helix transcriptional regulator produces the protein MTRSTDHALALYQELRARGASSVDVVLTDAGLTPEERERYRDELLALGLIVETDNKHDDRRALREGGRPEAETDDVAVIDPEIALLRLLEKERTRLGEHLRRADEAYGTLEALAGRFLKAGTLSGAEAEFEVITDYRRIQQALEDITDVVEDDLCSMHPTSLVREISERSLSRDRRQLERGVRVRSVYNQNLAASPGVAEHLRRKAELGVEVRLSPVVPMNMIVADHRFAVLPVDPEDPAAGAVLARGATLVRSYRALYEYCWQTASPYGAQQSPAPGADGLTDQQRAALRMLASGMKDEKIARGLGVSLRTVSRLLSEVMHELGASSRFEAGVRATRSGLLD
- a CDS encoding class I tRNA ligase family protein — its product is MRTTASLWITTTPIATHGELHLGHLAGPYVAADALTRFLRADGESVLFTTGTADHAASVELRALRTGRPPAAVAEGNRAAIEADLRRAGVEFDQIARPRRSAGYRRWVQDVVSRLHAEGIVVPRVRPLPYCEPCGRWLHGAHVTGGCPHCAAPASAGTCRTCGRPNDGGDLAVPRCVLCGTAAHPRRLRRLYLPLEPFRDDLVSYWATAGMPPRIAALCESLAEDGLPDVAVSQPGRWGVPVRVEGFDDHVVDAGFEAVALQLSGHGTVADELPGRAVRFSGAGHAFHEAVLLPALLLEQGVKPAHVHVVGETYRLTEEDGTGLWALDLLNEFGSDTLRRHVLETRAAERRSGFRRDRLTRSRQVLDDTWNTWLNGLFGAVRAENGGLVPAAQPDGAGWDVQLRRLTGAVGDLRQAYGPDAFDPRRAVAVLDEVVRSVAGFGEEAAYERSRPGRGDAYLGVLAAQLSVAAALSAWARPVMPEGADRLAAVLGVPPGRPVTLDALAVPPAGTPLASPTGPVFGF